A window of Argopecten irradians isolate NY chromosome 1, Ai_NY, whole genome shotgun sequence contains these coding sequences:
- the LOC138322653 gene encoding lipoma-preferred partner homolog, with amino-acid sequence MHQELEYNFGQMGLYDQSATRKMPPAVAPKPRRNNDAPAPYRPPGASTYRQFNPADDDFPPPPPPQTAYSDDPQGYLPPPPPPDMVKDYDGQEDYLPPPPQIPQSQSNLYGRQSPANIGYSSGTSPGNTGYSSVTSSSPGYSGQTSPRYGSQVAPRYAPQSPERSSGRTSSPAYNTSSYSPPNRETEYNQGYQGGKQSPQPYSLRSSSPAGRTSPYSSSNYANLPGYSPVAPSQQQEPAIYARPISTSSEGFTPSYHQLGGEEDRPLPGPQVPAGKSSPVSPTQPSSGKEAEVDALTNLLMANMESTKEPDYFGMCSRCSKKVMGENNACTTNDQVYHIACFTCLGCGIMLRGKSFYSMDSKPYCETCYLNTLERCSVCSKPITDRLLRATGKPYHPGCFTCVVCGKSLDGIPFTVDATNQIHCIEDFHKKFAPRCCVCQLPIMPDMGLEETVRVVAMDRSFHVQCYRCEDCGLLLSSEAEGRGCYPLDEHILCKNCNAKRIQNMTTKMTTEL; translated from the exons ATGCACCAAGAACTTGAGTATAACTTTGGACAGATGGGGCTGTATGACCAGTCTGCTACAAGGAAGATGCCTCCCGCTGTGGCTCCCAAACCACGCAGGAACAATGATGCTCCAGCTCCATACCGGCCACCAG GAGCCAGCACATACCGACAGTTTAATCCAGCCGATGATGATttccctccccctcccccaccacAAACAGCCTACTCAGATGACCCCCAGGGCTACCTTCCTCCTCCGCCCCCTCCTGACATGGTGAAGGATTATGACGGCCAAGAAGATTACTTACCACCCCCTCCTCAGATCCCCCAGAGCCAGTCGAATCTATATGGGCGTCAGTCTCCGGCTAATATAGGATACAGCAGTGGAACCTCACCTGGAAATACAGGGTACAGCTCTGTCACATCTTCATCCCCTGGATACAGTGGCCAGACTTCTCCTAGATACGGCAGTCAGGTCGCACCAAGATATGCTCCACAATCACCAGAACGGTCATCAGGACGAACATCCTCTCCTGCGTATAATACTTCATCTTATAGCCCTCCAAACAGAGAAACTGAGTACAACCAAGGTTATCAGGGGGGTAAGCAATCCCCACAGCCATACTCGCTTAGATCCTCCTCCCCGGCTGGCCGCACATCGCCCTATAGCTCGAGTAACTATGCCAACTTGCCAGGCTATTCCCCGGTGGCGCCCTCACAGCAGCAGGAACCAGCTATCTACGCAAGACCCATAAGTACAAGCTCAGAGGGATTTACACCATCCTATCATCAG CTTGGTGGAGAAGAGGACCGCCCACTGCCTGGCCCTCAGGTCCCAGCTGGTAAGAGTTCACCTGTAAGTCCTACACAACCATCTAGTGGCAAAGAAGCTGAGGTGGATGCTTTGACCAATTTGTTAATGGCTAATATGGAATCTACAAAGGAACCTGATTACTTTG GGATGTGCAGTAGATGTAGTAAGAAGGTGATGGGTGAGAACAACGCCTGTACAACCAACGACCAGGTCTACCACATCGCCTGTTTTACATGTCTTGGTTGTG GTATTATGTTGAGGGGAAAATCCTTTTATTCCATGGACAGTAAACCTTACTGTGAAACCTGTTACTTG aaTACACTAGAAAGATGTTCTGTTTGTTCCAAGCCGATAACAGATCGT TTGCTGCGAGCTACAGGTAAACCTTATCACCCTGGCTGTTTTACGTGTGTTGTATGTGGGAAAAGTCTAGATGGAATACCATTTACTGTGGACGCAACCAACCAAATTCACTGCATAGAGGACTTCCACAA GAAATTTGCCCCTCGCTGCTGTGTCTGTCAGCTGCCTATTATGCCAGATATGGGGCTTGAAGAAACAGTTAGAGTAGTCGCTATGGACAGGAGTTTTCATGTCCAGTGTTATCGCTGTGAG GACTGCGGTCTGCTACTGTCCTCGGAAGCAGAAGGTCGCGGCTGTTATCCATTGGATGAACACATACTCTGTAAGAACTGCAATGCCAAGCGTATACAGAACATGACCACAAAGATGACCACCGAGCTTTAA